In Lolium rigidum isolate FL_2022 chromosome 7, APGP_CSIRO_Lrig_0.1, whole genome shotgun sequence, the DNA window TGTTTCCGTGGCGTGGATGCCACGGGAGGACCGTGTGTCCGTGTTCCTACTAGTCGTCGCCTTTGGGAATCTGCGATGAGGTGAAGATAATCACGTTATTCTCCTGACTTCTTCCTTTTGCACCCCATCTTCCGTCCGCAcccaccccaaccctaaccctcccgcaccccaccttccgccgccgccatcggTAGCGCCAccggggcaaagtccctcggggcgtggcggcggtggggtCCTTCCTCGTCGCTGCATGGGGAACGGTGGCCGGATCCCACCTCCTCGACGCATGGCAGAGCAGGCGCGTGGTTGGgatgggcgacgacggcggcggtccTCTTCCTGTcggctgtcccctggcggaccggccggcgcggttgggatgggcggcgctgcggtctccctcctcccgtcggctctccgcagcactccgaccggggctggtggtgggcggcggctaggccctcggtctgcgctatgtcatccacccccgcctctcgtcggtgcgtggaggcgatctcgggattcttccgcgacacgagggcgcccggggcaacaACCCTTGgattcgacggaggaggtggcctcttcttcgccggagagggtcggctgcggttggtggtggtggatctttgatctatcaccgcgatccggcggtgagatggaggagcatggaagccggcgatggtgtcgccggtggagggttggtttggccagcccgggatggtcgccgacgtgggggtccgacctgaataaaggcggcggtcttaGGGCCTCTCTTGTGTGAAGAGGAGGGCCtaacggaggcctggactcgtgatctggccggtgggttgagttccggaaggctccgccggcgaatgtaacagtgctttgcctggagtttgctggatcggaggtattcgatcgtgcgcacccatgcgtttattccgaccgtttggttctgtagggagcggcgcgaagctctttttttgTGTtgacaagtgactatggatccatgataaaagtcggaagaagagaatttcataaaGGCCGGAGGGgaagactagctaagggaggttcaagtctccgcgctgttgaggggcttgcttggtgttccgggcttcacagcagcggtatgaaagtgggggcgacaacacaagtaaagtgcagagtcctacctttcagggtgaaaacccaaggtctggcctcaactggttgtgcctggcaatgaccttggtggaggcattgttttgagagcggggactatcttcagggtgaaaacctaagatctttgatcgggcgacgacggtgtttgagcactgttcccttcttggaggcgtcgtttttttttttggagagtctgtaattcaggtgttgtcatggcggtggatgtattgctattgttaggcccgagatactgtagcgggacttttattttttagttttctattttttggctgtgtgcattcgtagtgccattagggtggtgcgttgttgcataggctaagtgtaattgatatctctattaatatattccctttatctcgAAAAAGTCGTCGCCATTGGAGGTCAACCGGATAGGCGACTTGACCGTTCGCCGGATCGCCGTGGCCGGGAAGGCAGACGACGATGAGAGGAAGGATCATTTGCATCAGGTGCAAACGGGCAGTCGAGCATGAACGTTCCACAAGATGCCAGAATCAGAATGGAAGACGAGTCCAAATAGGTATCGAGCAGAGTAGTCGAAAGACTTGGAAAACAAGTAGTAGTACTACTAGGTAGTATAATACTTGGTCACTTGAAGATAACTTTTGTTGTCAAACGGGTTCTAGAAAAGTATATGCTCCATTTCAATTTGAGGAAACGGTCATGCAGGGGCAACAAACAGTAACGTACATACCATTTTGGGGACTAGAGGTTCTACTACCTCATTTGGGGGGACTAGTGGTTCTATTACTACCTCCGTCCAAAATTATAAGTAGGAAATGTTATTTTAGCCTACCAAACCATCTTATAATTGGAAGAGAGGGATACACAAAAGAAACAGTCACAACTATCCCTGTCGTGCCTCATTGATTCGGAGAAGAAAAAGCAGCAAGAAAGTTAGATCATACTGTATTTCCGAATGGAAGAATGAACCCCACCTTGTCCCAAACTATCATGACCATGAATTGGACACATGTTCCCATGTTACAACAAATGGGAAGCTTGCACATGAACTGCAGATACCCATTATAGACCTACCTGTGGCTTATGCTGTGTTGCCCTGAACAGAGCAACAATATTGGGCATTCGTGGCTGCATATTACGCAGAACAAGACAAGTTACATCAGAGAATTCGAATGAAACAGATAACTGTTTCATCGAGGCCAAGACTCGGCTCATTGGATATACAATGCCGACAAGATGTGTATTTTACATGAACCTCTCCATGAGTTCGTAATCTAATGAAAGTTCTTTCAGCCCAATCATTTTGCTGTACTGCAAAGTCATCCAGCCAACAAAAGATACATATGCTACAAGAAGACAGGCTCGCTTAAAACGATAAGCAAACACGCTGATGCTATGGTTGCTTCCAACCCACCGGGCAGCAGCAAGGAACACTCCCCGGAAGCTTCGTATGAACAGAGAACTCATGCCAACCACAACCCCTGCTGCATATCCGAGCATCCATCCTGAATCGAAATCTTTTGACATATAGGTCTTCGAAAACCTGTCATATTTCGATTTCAAGTTAAACAAAAGAATATGCAAATATTTTTAAGATAAATGACCATGACTATTAGAAGAAGGAAAGAATAAAAGGTGAACATTGTAACCAACCAATGCAGATTCTGTAGGAGGCAAAGGTGGTTAAGTTCCTAGAGTTTAACACTTAAGTGGTGATACAACGGTACAATCCAAGTATACATAACCACAACAACTGATAAGTATATACTTCGAACAGATAAAATTCCCAGCGGCAACAAAACAACGTTCCAGAAAGTAAAAGTTTTACAGAAAAAACTACTAATATTAAGCTTAATATTTTACAAATGAATGCCcagcagcaaaaaaaaaaaaccgttcTAGAAGTATTTATGTTACGACCTCATCGTTTTGCAGAAAAAATATATCCAACAAACCAAAGAGGCCTTAAAACAATGATTTGCATTCAAAGCCACAAAGTTAGATCATATTTTCAAATGGGAGAAGAATCCCGCTAAAGTCTCAAAATATGATGATCAGGAAGTGGATACATGTCAAGTTTCAACAGATGAGGGTTGCACATGTGCTGTAGCTACCACACGATTGATCTACCTGGAATACATTTGCCATGCTGCCATGAAAAGAGCAGCAGTATTAGGCATTCCTGGCACCATACCGTAGCAAAACAAGATAAGTTACATCAGAGGAATTCGAATGAAACAAAAAACTGTTTCATCGAGGACCAGAATCGGCTCATACAATATACAATGCCGAGAAGATGTACATTTTACATGAACCTCTCCATGAGTTTGTAATCTAATAGAAGTTCTTTCAACCCAATCATTTTGCTGTACTGCAAAGTAATCCAGCCAACAAAAGATACATATGCCACAAGAAGACAAGCTCGCTTAAAACGATAAGCAAACACCCTGATGCTATGGTTGCTTACAGCCCACCTGACAGCACCGAGGAACGCTCCTCGGAAGCTTCGTAGTACTATAGTGATGACTAGAGAACTCAGCATGCCAGCCACAACCCCTGCTGCTACATATCCAAGCATCCGTCCTGAACTGAAATCTTTTGACATGTAGGACTTTGAAAACCTGTCAGATTCCGATCTCAAGTTAAATGGAAGAAAATGCAAATATGTTTAAGATAAATGACCATGAATcattggaagaaggagagaataaAGGTGACAATTGTAACCAAGCAATGAAAATATGAAGATTCTGTAGGCGGCAAAGGTTATTAAGTTCCTAGAGTTAGCATAACTACCCCAACTGATAAGCATAAAGCACTAAAGCTAGTACCTTCGTCCCGGTTTATAGGGCTTGCATGTATCCCTAGATCGTCAATTTGACCAACACAACATAAATTGTAcaacataaaaattatatcattagaaaatagaacatctgaactttctaatgatatatgtttTGTAATATCTTATATTACGTTGGTCAAATTTACGACCTAGGGATACACACAGGATCTataaaccgggacggagggagtagttacatTTCCCGAGCAAATAAGAGCCATAAGTACTTTTGGCCATCTATGTCTGACGGAGGAAATGTGGATTAACatgaaattattactttatggAAAAATACATCAATACCCATGTGGCAGGTAGGAATTCAGGGAAGCAAGGCATATATActcacaatacaaatatccttttcAGCATTTCAACTATTGAAGGTTCCTCAGCAGTGCAATTGAATAGCTTGTCCGGATAAACGTCAGCTTTGGTACTCCCTAACGTGTATCTGCAACTGTATGATTCATTGACCTACAAGGAAAAATGATAATAAAATTACAACCTCTTAAATACTTAACATGATACAGGGAAAAGACATGCAAACAATTGGTGATTCAAAAACTCATTGCGGAGAACATTAAGTACATCAGAGTTCGGATGTGAATTAGATGTTACATAGTGAGTACCTTGAACTTTGCTGTTGTTGACCATGCTGCACCAAAATCAGGCCGGCAATTGTGAGGAAGAGCCTCTTTTGGAGCCTCTGCCATTGCATAAGATGTTTGGCCAGAAAAATATTCTGTGTATTCAACCTACAGAATCAATCCACAACACAAGTGAAAACAAGCTTGGGAGGATCCCTTTGGAATTTCTTTAAGATGGAAACGGTGCTGCTGCTGCGCCACATCATCTGGAGTCACATTCCGTTAATCGCAGAGAGGATCACAGTGAACAAACTACATACATTCTCCACCTAGAAGTACTATGCTGATGTGAATTGCATACCACCAGACTTTACTATAATTAAGTTTAATTTACCATTTTGACTAATAATCGAGTGTTGATTCTCCTTTTCTCTCTCTGATTATAtagtactagttgaatgcccgtgcttcgccacggtttAACAAATTTATCCAAATTTATCCAATTAGTCAAATTTATATGTATGGAACCCTAGTCGCCACCCTCCCCATCTCCCCTCTCGCCGCCGTCAGATCCTAGTGGGGCGAAGACCGTGCGGGGGAATGATGGTGGCAGTAGAATGTCCCTCCATCATAGCTACGAGGTGTGGCTTCGGCGGATGATCTTGAGCGGGCGCCTCGGGACGGCGTGTGTGTGGCCATGGCACCGGTCACGTAGAGAtgtggcctcctccaccttccaCGGTGAGGGGGAGACGGTTGTACGGCTGCTGAAGCGGGTGTGTATGCCACCATCGACGACAACGCTCGTGGGTGTCGTATTTCTCGTAGGAAGTTATGGTGGGGTGGCTCTCTCTACATTATTTCCGTGGAAACCTCAGATCTAGGGGAGAACATGCCATCTACCATCGTTGGCGGCATGGTGCAGCGGGGTCTCGATCAtgaatgtgggatgatggacgcgCACAGGGCGGTGGCGCCATCTGGCGTCATGGCGGCGTCGAGGGCACCCTGGAAAGGTCAATGCATTGATCCCTCTTGGATATGGGTTCACGGAAGACGGAGATAGCGACCTCTACGGTGTGTACGTTGGTGCATGCTGAGGGTTTGCTAGACCGGTTGTGCTTCTTACTCGCCAATAGGTGGTTTGGTGAGGATTTTCGGTTTTTAGATGATGTACATGCATTGGTGTGATATCAGGCACTGGCCCTGTTCATGATTACCCCCTTCATCGGTAGGTGTAGCGATGTTGATAGGATggtggcttcgagttgatctttgtatctctCTCTTAAGTCTTTGTTCaataatataataaaaatatATGTGCATCATTTGTATGCAGAAGCTCGGGAaaatcccccatttcgaaaaaaatcaatTATTATTGTGTTCAATGCATAGCTTTATGGTGGACCATCGAAAATGAAAATGCATGCCTGTTAATAGCCCAGACATGTTATAGCTCGATAATTCATATGCCCAGTTGTAGCACAAGAATTCCTATAACAGATGAATTGGTAATAAATCTGCACCGAAGATAAAAGTAAAAAGGTTGGCATGATTTACCCGTACCATGAAGATGTTTCTGCATAAAAAGAGCAGCAGCTAGAAACAATTAACATCATATGAATTACCTCCACTTTCAAATGCACATGTATTATGATTTCCCCTTACCATGAAGATGTCTCGTGGGATTTTATACTTGCGTACTTGAGAGGCTTAATGATCCGATGAATGGAAAGTCGATAAAAGGCTCTTGCTGCCGAGAAAGTAGTGTTCTTTGTCGACTATATTGTTCACATAGTTTAATGCGGCAATGTGTTAAATTGATAATGTAAAGAACCTAGCCACACCGCTGCAACTCGCACCCGGAGAAAGAAGATGGGTACGCGAGCTCCTCCTCGGCTACCATCACCACATGCCCATGCATCATGCATCCCGGCCGGCTATCCATGGCCATGGCCTCCCAAGATGCTGAGTACGATGGCGTCGGAAGGAGACCATGAGTACGTGAACGTCGTGTCAGCTGGTCTCGTCCTGTCGTCTAGAACCGGCGGCGGCGGAATAAACGAGAAGATTTTCCCCGGAGTCCGGACCGCCAAAGACGATTGCACGGATTGGTGATTCGAGTTACGAGAAACCTCAAATTGATACCAACGCGTACGAGCTGGGGAAAGGTTATCTCTTATCTGTATCTAGCGAGTTTTAAGGATCTCAACCGTCCACAGCGGATGGAGCccgtgggaggaggccgtggCAGAGTGAGGAGGCTTGGGCGCGGGCGGCTGAGCCCTGGGCGGCGCATAGGCGTCGGGGTGGGTGAGGATTTGGGAAGAAAATCTTATACGACCTGGGTCGTACGCTCCGTTCGCTGGACCAACTCCCTAGGCTGACACCTGGCAACGCTAATCTCAAAGCTAACAGGTCTCTTCTTCCCCAATTCCTTGCGATTCAGGTTCACTTCTTCCGCACCGCAAGATCCTACCTCTCCACAACGCCGCCGGTGGCTTCTGCCGGCGCGCCTCGGCCGTCCCTGCAATCTCCCCAGATCCGCCCGGAGATCAATTGGTTCGTGAATCATGGAACACTATTTGACGGAGTGACACACAATGAACAGAGCATTCACAACTCACGAGCAGTTCAATCCAAATTCTGACATGCAGCGAGCGCGCTGTTAGTAGCTTGTACACAACCACATGCATGGAGCAGCAGATGGTGTGGTCCGTCGGCCACGCCACAAGCGACATGCGTCGCGCGAGGGTGACCGTGGCAGGTGCGCCGGCCGTGCCGCGAGTGACGGCGCCGAGGAGGGTGTCCGTGGAAGGAGCGACGCAGCGACCAGCGGGTCGTGCTCGTGCAGCGAGCGCTACGACGTCGAGGAGCGCAGCGCTGCTGTGTACGTCGGAGGAGAACAGCGAGCGTCGGCAAAACCACGATAAGTCGGGGCGCCCGCGTTAGATGGCGCGCCGTCGTCCTGCCAAACAATCTGATCTCCGAGCGGATCTTCATGGTGACTGCAGAAACGGTGGTGGGCGCCGGCAGGAGCCACCGGCAGCATCCTTGAGAAGCAGGACCGTCCGGTGAGGGAGAATGGGAACCAAAATCAGTAATTTGGGAATTGGCGGAGAAGCGGCCTGTAGCGTTTGAGGTTCGCGTTGCCAGGTGTCGGCCTAGCGAGTTGGTCCAGCGAATGGAGCATACGACCCAGGTCGTATAATATTTTCTTCCGAGGATTTGACGTGATTTGCGGTTAGTTCCGCGTTTCTGAGAGGTATACGCGGTTGCTGTTAATTAGTTGCTGAATTTTTGGGATAAGAAGTGGGGTGGCATTTTCAGGATAAAGATGTGGGGGTATTATTGTTGCGTTTTCTTTGTTCCGCGCGCAGGATAAAGAcgtggggggtattattgtccatcctaaaaatgtgacaccaggcattcaccagtttgctcttaatagtagagagtTGTAACATGTATCTCTTTAGTCTTTACTCGTATCAAATAAGTTGGAATATAATATTTAACCGAATGCCTAATATGTTCGACAGACAAATCCCAGTATTATTCAGTTGCTCAGGGGTAAGCAATAATTTCAAACTCTGACTGTGGCTGGAACATCATTCAGTGATTCTACTCTCAAGATTCATTTCCCTCTCCGTATCAAGGTGGTAAAGTTCCCTACCGCCAGATTTTCATCCCAGGTTATGTGTTTGCTGTGCATTTAGCTTCCTTCGTCAAATGCAGGACAAATCTCTTTCTAAAATGCATGATAGCCCACTTTCTCTTGGCCATCTTACTCCACATTGTTATTTTGCTTATTTTCAAATTTCTCCAGAATAATCTCATCTCTCAAGATTCAAGTAATTAACTCCGAACTCTCAGGATCCAAGTGGAAAATGAATTTCCCAATGAATTTCTCTTGTATATGCTGTTACTGATATACATTTTTGGTCAAATGTAGGACAAATCTCTTTCTAATGTGCATGATAACCCACTTTCCTATAAGCTTGTGATGAAGTATCGGTTTCATAGATGGACTATTATACGCCAAAATTTGATCTGTTGTAGTATGATAATTATTTTATAGTATTGTTTAATTATGCATCCTGATGCACGTTAAAATGATGTAAAAAGCCCACCTTCCTTAAACTTGCCACCACCAGACTAATTATTTATCTCTTCAAAATTACAATTGTCAGGCTATAATGGCTGAAGGCAAACAACAAGCGGTGGCGATTGGATTTACAAAGATTTCAGCAAAAGACGTGTAAGCTCCCTTTTAAGGGCTTATGCACTAATGATGCTTCCCAACCTCAAATTATAACTTGTGAAGCGTGAACTGTGCTCCCATGGTGCCTCTATCTGTTTTGAGGTTTCAGTCAGATTCTGTCATAATGTTTTTCAAATGGGAGATATACACTTGCGGTGGTCTCCTTAGTATTCTTTACCTCATATTCTTTGTAATAGTGGCTACAAACTATATCTCAACATAGCAGATATTCCGTACACCCACTACGTTCTTTGTTAGGATCATGCCTTGCATCTGGCTACGGGTAATTCTGCTCCTAAAATTCTGGAATTTGCAGAAGCGCCATCAACAAAGGAATTGGAGCTTATAACATGCACTCTCCAAATGATGGCATGTGGAGGTACTCTGCTCTTCCATATTTCTTCATGTCATTATCTACCCAGTAAACTAGCAATATTAGAATCGTTATATTTAGTTGTTGTAGCTGAACAAATAGCAAGTGGCTTTGCTAGATTAAGTATGTGAGTTATGTACCAGATTGTGACTGTCGGTCCTTTTTACCCTGTAACTTGTTCATGATTAATGCAAGAAGATCCAAGCATGGGGAGCAGAGATACATCTGAACACATTATACAAAGACTATTTTGCTAACTTCGACTTCCATTTCATTTGGCAGATGGAGCAGCTCGAATAAGTAGAATCACAAAGGGGAGCAGAATCTGCCGCATGGCCATATGGAACTTTAACCAGATGCATCATGTGTCATTTAAACAGAAAGAATAGCTAGCCAGCAACTGTGTTTGCCTGAGTTAAGGCAATGCTTTATTAGTTGATACTTATGCTGCTGCAGAGATCCTTGTATGATACGGATACCTTATCACTGATCATTTGCAATTGTAACACGTGAGAAGAAAACTTAGATTATGCTCTTTTTGTGAACTTTGTTTGGGCTTATCTACCATGGTCTCAGAAAGGATCGTATTTTCCTCGCATGCTACACAAGTCCAGACTGTTAAGTGGAGGAcagatgcccattgttgctattaatTTACTCTTACGAAGTATGTACAATGCAGAAAATATGAGCATTCTTTCCAAGAGTTTGAAATCGGTACATTGTTTTGTATTTAGACGTACAATTCTTGAGAAAATCATCTAAAAGTGTAATAGCCATGGCAACACGAAGGTATTCAACTAATTCATGAGCTAAGTACGGTTGTTTATTTTGGCTTCGTATGAACTGCTAAAGAAGCCTCAAGTTCTATGCCTGGTAGTTCCTGGACTTTTTAAATCCCTATATTCAGTATGATACCATTTTTGTTGATGATATAAGTTCTTGTTCTGCAGTCATTGTCGAGACTAAGAAATCAATTCTGACTATATTAGACTAAGAAATATGACTTATAACAATAGGTTAAGCGTATGGGTTGCTCAGTTCTTTTAGAATACTTCCATAAGAAATACTTCCTCTGTCTAAAAGTAAGTGTCTCAGCTTTTtttagatgtatctacaactaaagaaTATCCAAATACATCTGTATCGACAAAACTAAACACTTATTTTTAGACAGAGTTAATATATTACGAATTACAATTGTTTTGATTAATGTGTATAGGTCTAACTTTGCTGTACCGTAGCAACGCACAGGCATTCAACTAGTTTCCTTTATTTCGGAGTTGAGAATGCATATAAGGCATCAACAATCTGTATATATTAGTTAAAACCTATAGACAGCCCAAATCTAGAGGAGCTGAATGTGAAATAGCTTCATAACTAATTAACACCAGACTTATAAAACGCTATTGTGCTTCTACAAAAAGATAAAGCAAGTGAAAAATTGAACCAATCGgccttagagaaacaaaaaaaaaacaatacatAATCACAGCATGAGTTCTCACCTCGAAAACTGATGCCCAGTAGTAGTCATCATGGCAGCGGAATCTTCGATTACTTGAGGGGTAAAATACATGCTTAGCTCTATAGTTCAACAGTCCAAGCTCGCAAATCTTGGATGACCGGATGTCCACGCCTACAGTGTGCCAACAACCGCATCAAGCTAAACTGGTACACATCTAATCAACACACTTTGATCTAAAGAAAGGATTGTAATGACATCTTAAGCTTACTAAATGTGGTACAGCATAATCATCAACCGACAGACACTCTAGTAATAGGGTATCACAATCCACATGCTAACATAATATAAGTCATCAGGACGCAAGCACCTCCTAGACTCTGTGGAACAAAATGGTAAAGTTGTACTAGAAACAGCTACTTTGCAGCTAAAGGAGTACTACATAAAATGGAATGGATCCTCAAATTTGCAGCAAAGTTATTCACGCCGAACACCAGAGTAGCTAATTTGCACGCTTATTTAGCACTAGAAAGAGAATGGGCATAAATCGGGAAACTAAGGGTTGGAAGGGAATGAACAGTGGCCGACCAGTGGAGAGGATGCGGCAAGTGGAGGGCATGGAGACAGATGCGGTGGATGAGAGTCCGCCAAGGGCGAGGCCCGCGATGCCGACGAGAAAGGAGAAGAGGAATGACGCCGCGATGGGGAAGGCCACCCCGAGCACGCCGCGGACAgcagccccgcgccgccgcctgctgCCCTCCGCTGGCTCTGCCCCAACGCTCGCGGCAGCCCGTGGTGGCCCGGGCTCTGCCGCCGAGGGATCCATCAAGCGGACGTGCGATCCATCACCGATAGGCCGGCGAGCGGCGGTCGCCGGAAGCCGGCGGTGGGGGAAGGTGCAGGTGGAATTGGGGGCGATGGATGGTTGGAACTTGGAACACGGCGTAGGCCATACTTTTCTTGGGCTTTGGTGGGTGCCACTTGGAACTATGGAAGGCTATTTGGGCCGTATATGCAGGCCTGTCAAGTTTAGTCAAGGAAGGTTTGCTCTACGAACTATTCTTCATTTTTATCTTTTGGGGTTGTAAATTAGggaataactttttttttttggaaagagcAGGACTCGCGAGCTTTATTAATCAAATATACTCATAATAGATACATCGTCAATTAAGAGGAAAACGATAAAACTTGGCAGATCATCTACCAACACACATGGGAGTGAATTCGTCTCTCCCGATAAGCAATAAGCAAGTTTGCTTCCATATTATAGAAACTAAACTCACAAATAAAAAAGATATAAGTTTGGATATAAATATCATCAAAAAGAACAGCCAACGCCGTTGATGGGAAACTTCCCGTCTGGAGGGCTTCAATCACTTGTAGATAATCAGATTGAATAATAATGCGCAAAGAGCCCACCTTATTGGCTAATGCAATGCCTTTACTAATCGTTTGAGATTCTAAGATGTTTGCATCAGTAGCATATTGGACCGAAACATTACATGCAGCAACAAATCGTCCATGAACATCTCTAATGATCGCTCCTATTCCACTTGTAAGATTCCCTCGATTGAAATTTGCATCTACATTGACCATAACATGTCCTTCTTTCGCTTTTATCCATACACTCTCCGTATTCGTTGAGTTCTTTCTGATTGCTCTTATATTATTTGTTGTGATTACTCGAATGAATAGCGCATCAATTGAACTCATAGATACTTCCACAAGTTGGCGACGCATCTACCATATATACCAGGAGGCCATAAGAATTAATTCCCTTTGCATTTTTAACCTTCTGATTCACTATCAATTCTTTAAGAACAACACTATCTGCTCAGTCAACTAGCATTGCATCTTCTGCTACTCCAAGTTTCCACCAAATTTCACACCCAAAGAGAGTATGCAATCCTtgtaggggttcgtagcatagaaaacaaaaaaattcctaccgcaagaacgaacaacaagccaagatctaatctagtagttggtagcaacgagatgggaTCAACGTACCCTCGAAGAtcactaagcgttaacgagataaatctcgtggataATGTAGTCGATCATTTGCCGCTCTCAAGAGTGAGTAGAAGATTCCGATGGTGCCGCAATCggacagcacctccgcactcagtcacacgtacggtgttgatgaagacgtccttctccctatttcagcgggcagcgaaagtagtagatcctcctcggaatcccggaagcacgacggcgtggtgatggtggtggtggagatctcctgcaGGGCTTTGTCGTAGCCGTGcgggggagaggtggaggagggtggtgctagggtttgggagagaggagtggggcgccggccttggttccCTTGGGTCGTGCGGCCAACAATGTTGCTGGCCCTCCCCTGctttccccctttatataggtggaaaaccctAGCTCCCAATCATACTCCTTTTAGGAGTCTTATTGGAAACTTACCATAAATGCAAAAGTCAAAACCTAGTCAAGGTGGGGCTTTTCCCCCCTTTCCTTTtgagttggccggccaaggaggtggaggccactatggactccaccttcccccctTGGTGGGTCGGCTAGGCTGGTGGagccctgatacgtcccaaacgtatctatattttttgatgctccatgcttcttttgttacaattcttatatgttttgtgtgcacttttccacactttttagcattttctgggactaacctattaacgcagtgccagttcctattttctgctgtttttgtgtttcagaaaagttgtacatgaaagtttctcggaattggacgaaacaaaatcccagagtcttattttttcgggacgaagacggagccagaaggacacgcgcaggagagctgccacgtggcagtacatagggcaggcgcggccccacccttggccgcgcctggcccatgtactggcgcctcgtcgcctcgtttcctccgcccttccgcctatttattcctcgtatcgggaaaatcccaaggacccgagcctccat includes these proteins:
- the LOC124678885 gene encoding uncharacterized protein LOC124678885; translated protein: MDPSAAEPGPPRAAASVGAEPAEGSRRRRGAAVRGVLGVAFPIAASFLFSFLVGIAGLALGGLSSTASVSMPSTCRILSTGVDIRSSKICELGLLNYRAKHVFYPSSNRRFRCHDDYYWASVFEVEYTEYFSGQTSYAMAEAPKEALPHNCRPDFGAAWSTTAKFKVNESYSCRYTLGSTKADVYPDKLFNCTAEEPSIVEMLKRIFVLFSKSYMSKDFSSGRMLGYVAAGVVAGMLSSLVITIVLRSFRGAFLGAVRWAVSNHSIRVFAYRFKRACLLVAYVSFVGWITLQYSKMIGLKELLLDYKLMERFM